The Scleropages formosus chromosome 21, fSclFor1.1, whole genome shotgun sequence DNA segment ACCTCAGCTCTGAGTTGAAAGCGGTTTCTTCTTCACTTTAGGAACCGGAAAGGGAGGAACGAGCATCTGGGGCCGAAAGTTCGAAGACGAGTTCAATGAACATTTGAAGGCAAGTGATCTTTGTCCTCCgtaatttgttttctgtttacttGATGCTTTGCCGAAAATGAGGTAACGCTGTCACTTGCACCCATTCGTCAACCTACATACAGCGGGAGCTGGGTGCAAAAAACAGCGTTACCTCATTTCTCACCATCCCCAGGAAACTGGGTGATATATTCAGTTAAACATGCCAGATGGTTTCATTTCCATCCCCCATTTATCAAGCGTACTGTGGTTACTGCCTGTTGTAACTGCTCACatcaaaaaacctttaaaacctGTTTAATCGACACCGGCAACTTtggtttttcagtcatttttcacTAATGTCAAACTGGTTAGCAGGTACTACAATTTAGCACCAGTTCATGGTTCTGTTTTGCTCCAGCATAACGTTCGAGGagttgttgccatggcaaaCAATGGCCCCAACACCAATGCTTCACAGTTCTACATTACCTACGGCAAACAGCCTCACCTGGACATGAAGTATACCGTGTTTGGGAAGTAAGTCGCATGTGCTCTTCgtagtaaaaaaataaagggcAGAAGCACTTTCAGTCCATTACACTGACCATACTccaacttgtgtgtgtttgctttctcAGGGTAATAGATGGCTTTGAGACAGTAGATGAGCTTGAGAAGCTGCCTGTCAATGAAAAGACATTCCGACCTCTAAATGATGTTCATATCAAGGATGTGACCTTGCATGCAAATCCTTTTGCAGGCTAGAACTGGACAGAGCACAGGAGTGGGGTAAACACGCACAAAAACATACATCGCAACCGTTCTGTGGCTTTTCGGTTCAGTTTAAATTTGTCAGTCAAGGGTGCAACAGTTGCCTCTGCTGTTTCCTCCTGCTGCCGTCTGATGAGATGTGGTTCTGAACTGCCTTGGATGTGCGCTGTGTGCTTTTGGAGATGTGTACATACtaataaagtatattttttttaatatgattgTTTTAAGAAATTGCCCATTCATTTAGTTCAGGGAGAAGAGGATTCCACTGGTGTAATATTCCCTGTGCTGTGAGAAACATGTCAGTCGtgctaaatgaatcagtgtaaatgtgcaGTTGGTGCAGTAGGCAGAGCTTTAAGATTCAAAGTGCATTCAAGATGTTATATTTCATGGTAAAATCACTGGTAATTTCTGCACCAGCTCATGCATACTCAGTGTGAGAACAAAATGTAGATTTCGCAAAAATGCCTTTAGCCTGAAATAGTGTTTAACAAGGCAAGAGTTAAAACCCCGATCTCCCCCACACAACCTATTAAAGGCTTGAAGATGCGGTCCTTAGTGTGGACTTCCTGCTCATATCTCCCACAATGTTTCTGCCTTTAGCAGCCCTGGCCTCTCACTCACTAGTGGCAACTTCCCCAGGCACCTgatactgaaaagaaaaaaaaaaaaaacttgtgattCAAGTCACAGGAATGGTCTTTCCCAAAGTGATCAACTTAATGTGTAATTTGAGGCTAAACTAAAATTTTTCCTTCTAAGAACATTGTAGAtataaaacaaaagtgcaccatagtattacattttagtttattataatttaacattgggaataaaaatgcaacaaagggAAGGAGACCACAAACAATTTCCATATGTcttcattaaatgttaaaacagcTACATCCagttaaacaataaaaagttaTCGCCTAAACAGTTTTTGCAGTATAAATGAAATACTTATGTTGCAGATAAGTaatctttcttcttttcagcaCTGGCAAAGGAATAGGAGTAGTGTAATAGTGAACCGACCACTGGCTAAGCAGTCATCGGTGGTCATACAGGAATAAGctgaatgttaaataaaaagaaaagtcacGTGACCCTGACGGATAAGTGAGTGACGCTAGTCGTACGACTGGGACCACAGACTCCCACACGATGCACTGACCAGTTGCAGTGTAGTTTCCCTCTCAAAGGTCTGTTAACCCCTTGCTCAGCGCTGCagttctaccacacacacaaattcaggAAAGTGATCAGCAATCTGATTGGTTCATACATATAAATGCCTATAAAATCGGACACGGAAAACCGTATGAGTGTCGCTTTTTCGGTACACTGGAGAATATATGTGTACAGTAGCCCCCAACCCAGTAAACATTATACGTAAATATTAATGACAAAAGGaatataaaacacttaaaatacaaataaatgtacataagaTCAAAGtagctttttaaattaacacaAGTACAAAATATAATGTAGGCAGTGTGGAAAAAGCAATGAAAGACGGCTAGAAATCAGTTTCCTGAGAAATGTTTTGTGCACCATGTGCTATCGGCAGACAGCAGTGAGGAAGCAACTCTTCAGATCCCtctctggaaaatgttttctatCACTCTTGAGTTAAAAACGCATTTCTTAGTCTTCCCATCTAGCAGTAGCCCAAGGGAAGCAGACTGCCCACTGTTAACACAAACAAGACGATAAACTACACAAATACTGGAGTAAAATTGCTAGTGTTTTAAGGTAATTAATGCccacaagaaaggaaaaatcaaAGGATAAGaagttttctgaaaatattttttgttgatCAAAACACTTCATCTGGACTCCATACAGGCAGTCAGACACAACACTGTACTCTATTGTACACTATTCCTTGTGCTCATGGGTTACTGTACCCAGCACAGGAGTGTATGTCCATGGGTTCGAGGAGACTGAgccggggtggggtgggggtgtggtttGTCCACACTTTCCTTCAATGACTGGCCGCACACACGCTGCTAATACTGAGAAACAGTACAGAAGACCAGTGCAGTTCAAGTCACTTTTCATACAACACGGAATTATGAAGAGATCTTAACACTGGGAAGgtgtaacaacaacaacacaaaggcTACATTACATCAATTACACTCAACGGCTGAGTAAAACATGAACATCGAGAGCAACACAACTCCCACCGGATTGATCAGAGGTGTCCAGGATTGGCAGAATCTGTGACCAGGCGGCCGTTTTCCAGCGGGACGCGGCTAAGAGACATTCCCAGGTGGTATGGGGTGGTGTGATGAAGAGCCGCCGTTGTCGAGCGGAACCACAGTGATACGCTGAACCCGGCGGCATCGCCATTACACTGACAGAAGGACAGAGGGTTTCCACACAAACCATTTCTGCCTCTTCGCCAAAAACAACACTGTTCTGACTGCCGCCTTTTCAGCACACATGGCAAATGAGTAAAAGTACACACAGTAAATCGATATTGGCTATGCCTGTGTATAGACAGGgaacacaggaacacacacacacacaagacgtTAAGGCAAGTGTTCTTAGCTGGTCTTGAAAATCACCCATCGGTGAGGGTCACTGCAAGGACGAAGCATTCAGTGCTGCGGAGGGAAAGTGACGTCACTCCTTGAgtgtaaatttatgtaaatgcaGTCTCTTTCGGGATTCATGGAGGTTTTACCCACCATTCATGGACCTAAACCCAACTGAAACGACTCTAAATGGAACAATGTGGCTTTTTCCACCAAACTACCAAGCACAAGACTCCAGCAAGTTCTCCATGTCTCCTGTGGTGCAGGTGAACtacagggattcagcaggtctgagggGTGCCAATGAACTCATGGTTGCTAGGATACATGCTACACAGGCAGTCGTCCACTGCGGTCACATTGGCAAGCTACACATCAAACGCTGGGTCCCTCTTCATGAGGGACAGCTCAGAATCACACTGCACACAAACCGGGGCCACAGACAAGCTTTTCATTTAGTCTTCATGTTCAGTTGTGTTCTTGAGGTGGTTTTTCCAGCAAGGGTGTGCCCACGTTCCCCCTGCATAACGAGTGGCTCCTTGGGAACGCtaccaggccacacacacacacacacacacacaaacaggggtGTCCATACAGGTGTTTACAAAGTTAATGTCACCCACCACAAACACAACAGCCTACGTGTGCGAAGAACCCGTCTCAGTCACTCTGGGGCACGTTCCGCACGACCCTTAGTGAGGAACGATGCTCAACTTGCTGACGTTTCACGAGGAACCATTGTAACcaaccataataataatgtgatgtcATGGAGGTTGGAAGAAAAGACAGTTGGACCACAAaagctccagctcctccactgTGGTGTCCCTGTACTCCTCTGAGATCCCACCTcgtgctgtagtgctcttggtcaaggtacttaccgtgaactgATGCACaagaaattactcagctgcgtaaatgggtaaatcagtgtgactAACAGTGTACGAACCTCACCCTGCAAGCTGCTTTTGAAAGAAACGTGAGCAATGTGAATAATCAATCATTTCCCACACGGAGGAGTTACggtgtgggtgtgtttttctGCCATGGTTTATGCCACAAACAATTACTACTAACCGTTATTTAGTCAATGTGCTTGTTGcaatgttgggggggggtcaagTCTGGGTCCCATCATTTATTCCAACGCCTCATAAGTGATTTTCTTACATTTGGAAATTACTTGAAATATTTAAGTGTGATGCTTTTAACAAACCGTTTCccattttgctgcttttttttttaaattctgggagataaataaaaacatatattttatagtATATAGGGATGTACTGGACAGTACATTGATCCCATTATCTGGTGACATGCAGAACTCTTAGCTTTTTATccagcagggtattcttgcAGTACGACTTCAGGGTAAACAGCCaactcaaggggactacagcaagaggtgggattcgaaccagaaACCTGCTTTACCACGGTCATCCCAGTCCCCCAATCGGGACCCCAAATGGTGCCGCATCCCTGCGGTGAAGTTCCAGACTCGCAGAGAGGAGACGGCCCGGCCCACCAAAGGTCTGCCGGTACGGCGTGGCGATCCAGAGCGCCACCAAGGCAGCACCGCTGCACTTCCTTGACCCTGACCGCTACCTGAACTCTCCTTCTCATTTTATAGCACTTTAACCTAGTGTGAAAAAAGGCCCCTCCAGGAGTGGTCAACCAGTCGTGACCAAATGGACATCCAGGCTCATCCCGCAGCCGCAAGGTCACGATGCTTACAGAAGAACAAAATTAGAGCAGATGCCTTATGGTGCTGAACTCAAGGGAACAAAAGCGTTCAATCTGTGTTcatcagcaggaggaggaggaggaggaccggTCACTGCTGATAGAGGGCCACTCACTGACCGCTCCTTCCAATGTATCTCACCTGTACATTACTTCTTTCTTTAGTCATTTCCATAGGATAGGAATTTTGTTACACAGAAAAAATTTtgctaattaaatttaattttttgcactgtttatttAGCTGTATGCTCTCAACCCACTTGAAATACTGAAACTGAGTTTGCTTTACACAAGCTGCACTTAATTTTTGCCCAAAATCCAACCACTAGGGAGAAAAATGACTGCCGGCCTCAACGAGAGCAAGGAGCCTGATGCAGAGAACACCATCGCGATACCCAGCCTCTGTACCTGAGCCTGGTACAGGACCACACCTGGAACAGACCACTTCCACTAGCACTTTGCTTCGCTTTGCTTAAAgcagatttgtttgtttgtttgttttgagaaTTGTAAAGCAATACAATGTCTTTCTACAGCAGTATTCTGGAATCATTTCACTACATTTCAGTGTCATGAGGATTGTCGGGGACTCGCCCACCGTTATTTCCAGCTGAAAACATAAATACCAAAGTGGTGTAACGTGACCGTGGAGGGTCCGTCCCTCTGAAGTTTTGTCTGGAAGCTTTGGACCAGGTGCCCCGGCGCCACGACCGCTGCCCTCACGCCTGCTCCTTGTCCGCTCTCCACAGGCGCTCCTTCACTTCTGAGGGCAGCGTGTTGAAAAGGTCCTCCTCCACAACGAGGCCGCTGCGCTTGAGCAGCCGGCACTCGCCCAGCTCCACGGGGAGCCCTTCCAGGCGGTTACCGCGCAGCTCCAGCTGCACCAGGCCCGTGAGCTCCCCGAAGCGCGACGGGACTGACTGCAGGCAGTTGTTGCCCAAATTCAGCGTGCGCAGCTTCTTGCAAAGGAACAGCTCTGGAGGCAACGTCTCGATCTAGACAAGGTTGCGTGGGAGGACAAAACAGGAGGAGAAAAAGGTAGTAAAGCATGGTAACAAGAGGAATTGGGGcgaaaggaaagaaaggaaaaggtcACAAGGGGGAAGGAGAGAAACAGGCAGCGGAGCGGATGGATTACCGCCTATAGCCGTAGCAACAGCTTTTACACCAATACCTGAGCGTCCACAGGATGCACGCACTTGTTTTTATGATTTCCCAAAGACAGGAAGTTCCTCAAAGGAAACTCCAGCTAAACAGAGGACCACAATCCCTCATCTGCAATTCAGAAATCCCAAAAGCTGtgaaaaccaaacatttttcttccctAAATTTGGTACCAAACCCgtaaaaataaaagctgacGACGACACCGGTGTTCTATCTTCTCCTCAAGCAACCAGAGGAAATTAACATGTTATACCATGCAAAGGTACAGGTATTTAGATTACTTTGAAACTGTACTTGTTTCATGAAATAAGAAGTACTTCAGTATTTACCATCTATATTTATCCCACTAGttcatttaccagtttattaCTATACAGacattactgttatttaatgTAGGGGGTGTATTTTATTCCACAAACCAGGGTAGCTACTGAAGTTTAGGCACCAACATCAGAAAGACACGTTCAGAGGGACGAGTAAGACTCCACTCACTGACAGCTACTTGTCACCACACTACACACACTGCTGAGCGTTAAGGCTGGACTCTCAATAACAACCTCGGTCCTGGATGTAAATCATAAGACAACACCTTACACTGCCCGCATCCTCAAGTAAGCGTTCTCTGTGAAACGTCTCTCgtttatgcttttaaaataacagttttCATTCCAGTGACTGTTATACTTATAGGTGACCTCACACTTCCTGGTgcctcctcactctcctctccTACAGTCTGTTTGTCTCCCTGcctctcctccagcagcctgAGCGACAGCAGGCCATCCGACACTCCCTGCCACGTCCCTGTTCACGTCCTCTATCGTCCCTTTttcctccctgcctccctcacAACACCTGCTCGCTCCGCCACTCGTCTCATCTTTCTTCTCTCGTCCGTTGCTAGCTGGGCCTTTCGCTCTGCTCACTGTGGAATCCACGTCCCTTCCTTTCTGCAACATCAATAAGTCCTTCGGTACAGAGCAACCGTGACGACTGCGACCCTGAAGATCCATTTGCTAACACATGCAAGGACTCACCCGGTTGGCTGTAACAGCGAAGTACTGCAGGTTTGAGAGGAATCCAATGTCGGCCGGGATGTAGGTCAAGTTGTTGTGACTCAAGTCGAGGAAGCGCAGCTTGCGGCAGAAGAAGAGTTGACTAGGAATCTTCTCAATCTTGTTGCGGTTCAGATAGAGGCGCTCCAGATTGGTGAGTGTGCCGATCTGGATTGGGACGTAGGCGATCTGGTTGTACCAGAGCTTAAGGCACACTAGTCTGTGCAGGTGCTGGAAGCTGATGATCTCCTCTATCGTTTTCAGGTTGTTGTCTTTCAAGTCAATCTCCTGCAGGTTGTGCAGGCTGAAGATGGAGTGTGGGATTCGCTCCAAGTCGCACCGGATCAGCTCCAGCTCCGTCAGGTTCACCATCTTCTTCAGGCTGTTGAGCACCATAAGCTTGGTGCCCTCGTTGTTGATGGACAACTTCTGTAGGTGGACCCCCACGTCAGTGACCACCTGGGGAAGCTTGGTCAGGTTGCTCTTCAGCCGCAGCACCTTGAGACGTTTCAGCTCTCGCAGTCCAT contains these protein-coding regions:
- the ppil3 gene encoding peptidyl-prolyl cis-trans isomerase-like 3; amino-acid sequence: MAVTLHTDLGDLKIELFCERAPKTCENFLALCASGFYNDCVFHRSIKGFMVQTGDPTGTGKGGTSIWGRKFEDEFNEHLKHNVRGVVAMANNGPNTNASQFYITYGKQPHLDMKYTVFGKVIDGFETVDELEKLPVNEKTFRPLNDVHIKDVTLHANPFAG